Proteins encoded in a region of the Elizabethkingia bruuniana genome:
- a CDS encoding MGH1-like glycoside hydrolase domain-containing protein, whose product MKKTISVLFLILFSASNAQQLHRENYADVLDLKTVVSNSKNITTNLFSDMGAWHAYALPEKTEDYGSFIGPVIMDLDGQWLANTISKIRINENGTALDLQKSKAIQHYYPGLLKQNFIIDNLEIEQQLIFISGREAKIKTSIYNRSKTQRELAVSFEGKLLSDVLLTKDNREIRAQLKAKENTFKLVFDQPVNIDITTDSYTASVGKIKIPAGGKADFTQSQYYFLQSKEDRVKKSTSDFAVQLKLNEKRWNNYLQQYFSHTSRLDEKKQRLAVKAIVTLMTNWRTAAKDLLHDGVFPSVSYQGFYGFWSWDSWKQAVGLSYFNTSLAKDNIRSMFDYMDEYGMVADCVYIDKKENNWRDTKPPLAAWAVWKVYEQTKDAAFVKEMYPKLVKYHQWWYENRDHDKNRLCEYGSTDGTRIAAAWESGMDNAVRFDEAVLMKNNDKAWSLNQESVDLNAYLYAEKKYLSQLASVVGNKKEALDWNNSVSGLADKINQRFYDNTKGYYYDKLLGKQEPIAVEGPEGWIPLWAGIATQEQASAVTKIMMNVHKFNTKVPLPTLTADHPKFDPLKGYWRGPVWIDQFYFGVTGLKKYGYQQEADELINKFMNNAEGLLEDKPIHETYHPVTGKGLNAINFSWSSAHVLMLLAK is encoded by the coding sequence ATGAAAAAAACAATTTCGGTATTATTCTTAATTCTGTTTTCGGCATCCAATGCTCAACAATTGCACCGTGAAAACTATGCTGATGTTCTCGATCTGAAAACAGTGGTATCAAATTCTAAAAATATTACAACCAATCTTTTTAGCGATATGGGAGCGTGGCATGCCTATGCTTTACCGGAAAAGACAGAAGATTACGGATCTTTTATCGGTCCTGTTATTATGGATCTCGATGGACAATGGCTGGCAAATACGATTTCCAAAATCAGAATTAATGAAAACGGGACAGCTCTGGATTTGCAAAAATCAAAAGCTATTCAGCATTATTATCCGGGATTATTAAAGCAGAATTTTATAATTGATAATCTGGAGATTGAGCAGCAATTAATTTTTATATCAGGGCGTGAAGCGAAAATAAAAACAAGTATTTACAATCGGTCAAAAACTCAGCGTGAACTCGCCGTATCTTTTGAAGGAAAACTTCTGTCTGATGTACTTCTTACAAAAGATAATAGAGAGATAAGGGCTCAGTTAAAGGCTAAAGAAAATACATTTAAGTTAGTTTTCGATCAACCTGTAAACATTGATATCACTACAGATTCTTATACAGCATCAGTAGGAAAGATAAAAATACCAGCAGGTGGTAAAGCCGATTTTACACAGTCCCAGTATTATTTTCTTCAGTCAAAAGAAGATAGAGTTAAAAAGTCCACTTCAGATTTTGCAGTTCAGTTAAAGCTAAATGAAAAACGCTGGAATAATTATTTACAACAATATTTTTCTCACACATCCAGGCTGGATGAAAAGAAGCAGAGACTTGCTGTAAAAGCTATTGTTACTTTAATGACGAACTGGAGAACTGCGGCCAAAGACCTGTTACATGATGGCGTTTTCCCATCGGTTTCTTACCAGGGATTTTATGGTTTCTGGAGCTGGGACAGTTGGAAGCAAGCGGTGGGATTAAGTTACTTTAATACTTCGCTGGCTAAAGATAATATCCGCAGCATGTTCGATTATATGGACGAGTATGGAATGGTTGCAGACTGTGTATATATCGATAAAAAAGAGAATAATTGGCGTGATACCAAGCCACCTTTGGCTGCCTGGGCGGTTTGGAAAGTTTATGAGCAGACTAAAGATGCAGCATTTGTAAAAGAGATGTATCCGAAGTTGGTGAAATACCATCAGTGGTGGTATGAAAACAGAGACCATGACAAGAACAGGTTGTGTGAATATGGTTCTACAGACGGGACAAGAATTGCTGCGGCATGGGAAAGCGGGATGGATAATGCGGTACGTTTTGATGAAGCAGTCTTAATGAAAAATAATGATAAGGCCTGGTCGCTTAATCAGGAAAGTGTAGACCTGAATGCTTATCTGTATGCAGAAAAAAAATATTTATCTCAGCTGGCTTCGGTAGTAGGAAATAAGAAAGAAGCTTTAGATTGGAATAACTCTGTTAGCGGATTAGCAGATAAAATCAATCAGAGGTTTTATGACAATACTAAAGGTTATTATTATGATAAACTTTTAGGTAAACAAGAACCTATTGCAGTAGAAGGACCAGAGGGATGGATTCCGTTGTGGGCGGGTATTGCAACACAAGAGCAGGCAAGTGCTGTAACAAAGATTATGATGAATGTACACAAATTCAATACGAAAGTACCTTTACCTACGCTTACAGCTGACCATCCGAAATTTGACCCGTTAAAAGGTTACTGGAGAGGACCAGTATGGATAGATCAATTCTATTTCGGGGTTACCGGATTAAAAAAATATGGTTATCAGCAAGAGGCTGATGAACTGATTAATAAATTTATGAATAATGCCGAAGGTCTTCTAGAAGATAAACCCATTCATGAAACCTATCATCCTGTAACAGGAAAAGGTTTGAATGCAATTAATTTTAGCTGGTCTTCTGCACATGTTTTAATGCTTTTAGCAAAATAA
- a CDS encoding SusE domain-containing protein yields MKNIFKIVFAAIVGFLLISCEKDEDRAVLGNPSPSALTASATTFVLLKDDAAKDAVRFSWQAPSFGNNIVINNVLQFAVKGTNFAKPKEVILGAGTTSVSFKVQDFNGILLGAGAPIGSQSQVEVRLKSTTESSAVAPVYSSVIPLTVTPYALISYVYAPGAYQGWNPATATALVSENSNGIYTGYINFPTDGLEFKITPNRSWDGAYGSDNGTTLSTSAGNIKAPGVGSYKLVVDLNKSIIAMTPFRFGIVGSATPNGWATPDTKMTLNNATGIWEATLALIAGEMKFRANDAWDINYGGSGGNAVAGGDNIQISAAGIYNVTLDTNNMKYTLVKQ; encoded by the coding sequence ATGAAAAATATATTTAAAATAGTATTTGCAGCTATTGTTGGTTTTTTATTGATCTCCTGTGAAAAGGATGAAGATAGAGCTGTGTTAGGGAATCCTTCTCCGTCAGCTTTAACAGCTTCGGCAACTACTTTTGTCTTATTAAAAGATGACGCTGCTAAAGATGCTGTAAGGTTCTCATGGCAGGCACCTTCTTTTGGAAACAATATTGTAATTAATAATGTATTACAGTTTGCTGTAAAGGGAACTAATTTTGCAAAACCTAAAGAAGTAATTTTAGGTGCAGGAACAACTTCTGTTAGTTTCAAAGTTCAGGATTTTAATGGAATATTACTGGGTGCAGGTGCTCCCATTGGGAGTCAGTCTCAGGTTGAAGTAAGACTGAAATCTACTACAGAAAGTTCTGCTGTAGCACCAGTTTACTCTTCAGTAATACCATTAACTGTAACACCATATGCACTTATTTCATATGTATATGCACCGGGTGCTTATCAGGGATGGAATCCAGCAACAGCTACAGCATTAGTATCCGAGAATAGTAATGGAATCTACACAGGATATATTAATTTCCCTACCGATGGCTTGGAATTTAAGATAACACCAAACCGTAGTTGGGATGGTGCTTATGGATCAGATAACGGAACTACATTGAGTACAAGTGCCGGAAATATTAAAGCTCCTGGTGTTGGTTCTTATAAGTTGGTTGTAGATTTGAATAAATCTATCATTGCAATGACACCATTTAGGTTTGGAATAGTTGGTTCAGCAACTCCTAATGGATGGGCAACACCAGATACCAAAATGACATTAAATAATGCTACCGGAATTTGGGAAGCTACCTTAGCCTTAATTGCCGGAGAAATGAAGTTTAGAGCAAATGATGCCTGGGATATTAATTATGGAGGTTCAGGAGGAAATGCAGTAGCGGGTGGTGATAATATTCAGATATCAGCTGCTGGAATTTATAATGTTACACTGGATACTAACAATATGAAGTATACTTTGGTAAAGCAATAA
- a CDS encoding pirin family protein has protein sequence MKTVYHSANSRGFADHGWLKSAHSFSFAGYFNPERVNFGTLRVLNDDYVEGGMGFGKHPHNNMEIISIPLEGDLKHGDNMGSAGIIKKGDIQVMSAGTGVMHSEMNANADKAVKFLQIWIFPNKENVTPRYDQVDVSEGYKKNDFQQILSPNADDEGVWIHQDAWFNLANFDKGFSKEYPIHREGNGAYVFVLNGQVKIGDQVLNTRDAFGIWDTDKFNIEATENSELLIIDVPMNLPNFAH, from the coding sequence ATGAAAACAGTATATCACAGTGCAAACAGCAGAGGATTCGCAGATCACGGTTGGTTAAAAAGTGCACACAGTTTTAGTTTTGCAGGTTACTTTAACCCTGAAAGAGTAAATTTTGGAACGCTGAGAGTTTTAAACGATGACTATGTGGAAGGTGGTATGGGCTTTGGTAAGCACCCGCATAACAATATGGAGATTATTTCTATTCCGTTAGAAGGAGACTTGAAGCATGGAGATAATATGGGAAGTGCAGGAATCATAAAAAAAGGAGATATTCAGGTAATGTCTGCCGGTACTGGTGTAATGCATAGTGAAATGAATGCTAACGCAGATAAAGCAGTAAAATTTCTGCAGATATGGATTTTTCCTAACAAAGAAAATGTAACACCACGTTATGATCAGGTTGATGTTTCCGAAGGTTATAAGAAAAATGATTTTCAACAGATTTTGTCCCCTAACGCAGATGACGAAGGTGTATGGATTCATCAGGATGCATGGTTCAATTTAGCAAACTTTGACAAAGGATTCAGTAAAGAATATCCTATCCACAGAGAAGGAAATGGTGCTTATGTGTTTGTATTAAACGGTCAGGTGAAAATTGGAGATCAGGTATTGAACACCCGTGATGCATTTGGAATTTGGGATACAGATAAATTCAATATAGAAGCAACAGAAAATTCTGAACTTTTGATTATAGATGTTCCTATGAATTTGCCTAATTTTGCACATTAA
- a CDS encoding DUF3667 domain-containing protein has translation MESILENCSSCGTAVNGNYCTECGQKKFKRIDHTYVFDEVKSFAYYTEKGFFYSVKNIILNPGKTARKFLEGDRIHHYKPFALTMVLSGISILLSSFLNIKDIMENAIKASNQNVSDRFVDAYSTGFLSYFSFIMLALIPFFSLLTRIAFRKWGQNYYEHLVMNAYFQCFYTIALIIIFDPIFYFLQNDPITISKISTLSYLIVPILLFWFYKGFYSEKSTKSIIGRLFIFYLLQIAAIIVIFIGLLLIGFLIGKFNPELIQGMIKK, from the coding sequence ATGGAGAGTATTCTAGAAAACTGCAGCAGTTGCGGTACAGCTGTTAACGGAAACTATTGTACTGAATGTGGACAGAAAAAATTCAAAAGAATTGACCACACTTATGTGTTTGATGAAGTTAAAAGTTTTGCCTACTATACCGAAAAAGGATTTTTCTATTCCGTTAAAAATATCATATTAAACCCCGGAAAGACGGCCAGAAAATTTCTGGAGGGCGACAGAATACACCATTACAAACCTTTCGCTCTTACCATGGTACTCAGTGGTATTTCGATATTATTATCCAGCTTCCTTAATATAAAGGACATCATGGAGAATGCAATAAAGGCTTCTAATCAAAATGTATCCGATAGATTTGTTGATGCATATTCCACCGGGTTCCTCTCCTATTTCTCCTTTATTATGCTGGCTTTAATACCATTCTTTTCTCTTCTTACCAGGATAGCGTTTAGAAAATGGGGACAAAATTATTACGAGCACCTGGTCATGAATGCCTATTTCCAGTGTTTTTATACCATTGCGCTCATTATTATTTTTGATCCTATTTTTTATTTCTTACAGAATGACCCGATAACAATTAGTAAAATCTCTACTTTATCGTATTTAATTGTTCCAATATTACTTTTTTGGTTCTATAAGGGCTTTTATTCAGAGAAAAGTACAAAAAGTATTATTGGCCGTTTATTTATTTTTTACCTGCTACAGATTGCAGCTATAATTGTCATCTTTATCGGATTGCTTTTAATAGGTTTCCTTATTGGTAAATTTAACCCTGAATTGATACAGGGAATGATAAAGAAATAG
- a CDS encoding RagB/SusD family nutrient uptake outer membrane protein yields the protein MKFFNSINRKLLVAGVVMLFGVTSCEKDLDRLPITDISSASVYADFSNYKGVLAKCYAGLALTGQKSGDSTDGADIGGIDTGTSSYLRQYFQLQELPTDEAVVAWNDAFLPDLHNMNWGSTNSFITALYYRIFYQVALCNEFIRETTDEKLASRNITGAQAEEARLYRNEARFLRALSYYHAIDMFGNVPFVTEKDEVGVKPPKRITREELFAYVESELKDLEGLLKDPRTNEYGRADKAAVWMVMAKLYLNAEVYTGTKKYTEARTYAEKVINGGYSLKPKYADLFLADNNVANNEVIFSINYDGLNTKTYGGTTYLIHAAVGGSMKPSDFGINSGWGGLRTTKSLVQLFPDANGSRDKRGVFYTNGQNLEIDNVTTFTDGYPLVKFKNITSAGKQGSDASGDFVDTDFPMFRLADAYLMYAEAVLRGGGGSNAQALTYVNQLRTRAYGDNSGNVNSLSLDFILDERARELSWEATRRTDLIRFGKFTGSSYLWPWKGGVKDGRGVEDFRTLYPIPSSDLIANPNLKQNTGY from the coding sequence ATGAAATTTTTTAATTCTATAAATCGTAAACTTTTAGTTGCAGGAGTAGTAATGTTATTCGGTGTAACTTCTTGTGAAAAAGATCTTGACAGATTACCTATAACAGATATTAGTTCCGCATCGGTTTATGCAGATTTTTCCAATTACAAAGGTGTATTGGCTAAATGTTATGCCGGGCTTGCACTTACGGGGCAAAAAAGCGGAGATAGTACCGATGGTGCCGATATAGGTGGTATAGATACGGGAACTTCAAGTTATCTGAGACAATATTTCCAGTTACAGGAGCTTCCGACAGATGAGGCTGTAGTAGCATGGAATGATGCTTTTCTTCCGGATCTTCATAATATGAACTGGGGATCTACAAATAGCTTTATTACAGCATTGTACTATCGTATTTTCTATCAGGTAGCACTATGTAATGAGTTTATCCGTGAAACGACAGATGAAAAACTGGCATCCCGAAATATTACCGGAGCACAGGCTGAAGAAGCGAGATTATACAGAAATGAAGCGCGTTTCCTTAGAGCTTTAAGCTACTATCATGCTATTGATATGTTTGGGAATGTACCGTTTGTGACTGAGAAAGATGAAGTAGGTGTAAAGCCTCCAAAGAGAATTACACGTGAAGAGCTTTTTGCTTATGTAGAAAGTGAGCTGAAAGATCTTGAAGGACTACTAAAAGATCCACGTACTAATGAATACGGACGTGCAGATAAAGCGGCTGTATGGATGGTAATGGCTAAATTATACCTGAATGCTGAAGTGTATACCGGAACTAAAAAATATACTGAGGCCAGAACATATGCAGAAAAAGTAATTAATGGAGGTTACAGCCTTAAGCCTAAATATGCAGATCTTTTCCTTGCCGATAATAATGTTGCTAATAACGAGGTTATTTTCTCTATCAACTACGATGGACTTAATACCAAAACTTACGGTGGTACTACTTATTTGATCCATGCAGCAGTGGGTGGAAGTATGAAACCTTCAGATTTTGGAATTAATAGTGGTTGGGGAGGACTTAGAACAACCAAAAGTTTGGTTCAGTTATTCCCGGATGCAAATGGCTCCCGTGATAAAAGAGGAGTATTCTATACCAATGGCCAAAATCTTGAAATAGATAATGTAACGACATTTACAGATGGTTACCCACTAGTAAAATTCAAGAATATTACATCTGCTGGCAAGCAAGGATCTGATGCCTCTGGAGATTTTGTGGATACCGACTTCCCAATGTTCCGTTTAGCAGATGCCTATCTGATGTATGCTGAAGCAGTACTAAGAGGTGGTGGTGGCAGCAATGCCCAGGCACTTACTTATGTGAACCAGCTTAGAACAAGAGCCTATGGTGATAATTCTGGTAATGTGAATTCTCTGAGCTTAGATTTTATTCTTGATGAAAGAGCACGAGAGTTATCCTGGGAAGCGACAAGAAGAACGGACCTGATCCGTTTTGGAAAGTTTACAGGAAGCAGCTATTTATGGCCATGGAAAGGAGGTGTGAAGGATGGAAGAGGTGTAGAAGACTTCAGAACCCTTTATCCGATTCCTTCCAGCGATTTGATTGCCAATCCAAACCTTAAACAAAATACGGGTTACTAA
- a CDS encoding NADPH-dependent FMN reductase, whose translation MKIVAFAGTNSPASINKVLVEYVTKQFDSNDVELLDLNDYEMPIYGVHREQQSGVPQEAKNFAEKIDSADLVIMSLAEHNSSYSVAFKNVFDWVSRIPGRPHWGDKDVFLMATAPGPKGGANVLAAATARFPHSGANIVETFSLPKFKDNFDAEKGILDAEKAKELEHKIAKIKEEFAAKVNA comes from the coding sequence ATGAAAATAGTAGCTTTTGCAGGAACCAATTCTCCGGCATCAATTAATAAGGTATTGGTAGAGTACGTTACAAAACAATTTGATAGTAATGACGTAGAGCTTTTAGATCTTAATGATTATGAAATGCCTATCTATGGAGTTCATAGAGAACAACAATCCGGAGTTCCTCAGGAAGCAAAGAATTTTGCTGAGAAAATTGATAGCGCAGATTTAGTAATCATGTCTTTGGCAGAGCATAACAGCAGCTATTCTGTAGCTTTCAAGAATGTTTTCGACTGGGTATCCCGTATTCCGGGAAGACCACACTGGGGAGATAAAGATGTCTTCTTAATGGCTACAGCACCTGGACCTAAAGGTGGTGCGAACGTATTGGCTGCAGCAACTGCGCGTTTTCCGCATAGTGGAGCAAACATTGTAGAGACTTTCTCATTGCCTAAATTCAAAGATAATTTCGATGCTGAGAAAGGTATTCTGGATGCTGAAAAAGCTAAGGAATTAGAGCATAAGATTGCTAAAATAAAAGAGGAATTCGCTGCAAAAGTAAATGCATAA
- a CDS encoding glycoside hydrolase family 97 protein, giving the protein MNLKKVSLAVAFFGLTLGGLYGQTLKSPDGKFQMDFSLKNGTPYYQLKYNGKVVVEESKLGLRLFKDNNIQFASEINKTEGNENDLNQGFSKVSEKRDTKNESWQPVMGEKKSYINNYNELTVNLHQDKQDRTIAIKFRLFNDGLGFRYEFPQQKNLNYFVIKEEDSEIDLPSDMKAWWIVGDYDTQEYQYQTSKISEIAAKWAGAVEQNASQFPIKNTVQTPLILKKEGKEPLYVDLGEAALINYPASHLEVDSQNYKFKTHLTPDAQGAKGYIQTPFNTPWRTIIVSPTAAGILDSKMIFNLNEPTEYKDTSWIKPTKYMGVWWEMIIGKSQWAYSTEDNVHLGKTDFSKLTPNGKHAANNTKVREYIDFAAKNGFDGLLIEGWNVGWEDWFGHSKEDVFDFVTPYPDFDIAALNDYAHSKGIKLIMHHETSGSTVNYERWLDPAFKLMNKYGYDAVKTGYVGNIIPRGEHHYSQWTNNHYLHVAKKAADYKIMVNSHESVRPTGLNRTYPNWIAAEAARGTEYDAFGGNNADHTTILPFTRQMGGPMDYTPGIFQTKMDYYFPGDKRMVKTTLAKQLALYVTMYSPLQMAADLPENYAKHMDAFQFIKDVAVDWDDTKILDAEPGDYLHIARKAKGKDEWYVGGITDENKREFTVDLSFLDKGKKYEAVIYEDGKDADYDTNPQSYHIYKKTVTSATKIPVKLARSGGYAISLKAVK; this is encoded by the coding sequence ATGAACTTGAAGAAAGTAAGTTTGGCAGTTGCATTTTTTGGTTTGACATTAGGAGGTTTGTACGGACAAACCCTGAAATCTCCTGATGGAAAGTTTCAGATGGATTTCAGTCTGAAAAACGGAACACCATATTATCAGCTGAAGTACAATGGAAAAGTTGTGGTGGAGGAATCTAAACTGGGACTTCGTTTATTTAAAGATAACAATATACAGTTTGCTTCCGAGATTAATAAGACAGAAGGAAACGAAAATGATCTGAACCAGGGATTCTCCAAGGTATCTGAAAAAAGAGATACTAAAAATGAAAGCTGGCAGCCGGTAATGGGAGAGAAGAAAAGCTATATTAACAATTATAATGAGCTTACCGTAAATCTTCATCAGGACAAACAGGATCGTACAATAGCAATAAAGTTTAGATTATTCAATGATGGTTTAGGTTTCCGTTACGAGTTTCCGCAACAGAAAAACCTTAACTATTTTGTAATTAAAGAAGAGGATTCAGAAATAGATCTTCCATCTGATATGAAAGCCTGGTGGATTGTAGGAGACTACGACACACAAGAATATCAGTACCAAACTTCTAAAATTTCAGAGATTGCTGCAAAATGGGCTGGAGCTGTAGAACAAAATGCATCGCAGTTTCCAATTAAAAATACAGTACAAACGCCTTTAATTCTTAAAAAAGAAGGTAAAGAACCATTATATGTAGATTTAGGTGAAGCAGCACTGATTAATTACCCTGCATCACATCTTGAAGTAGACAGTCAGAATTATAAATTCAAAACACACCTTACCCCAGATGCACAAGGAGCAAAAGGTTATATTCAGACACCTTTTAATACACCATGGAGAACAATTATTGTATCGCCTACAGCTGCAGGAATCCTGGATTCTAAAATGATATTCAATCTGAATGAACCTACAGAATATAAAGATACTTCCTGGATAAAACCAACCAAATATATGGGTGTATGGTGGGAAATGATTATTGGAAAATCTCAGTGGGCTTATTCTACAGAAGATAATGTACATTTAGGAAAAACAGATTTTAGCAAGCTTACACCTAATGGAAAGCATGCAGCCAATAATACCAAGGTAAGAGAATACATAGACTTCGCAGCCAAAAATGGTTTCGACGGACTCCTTATTGAAGGCTGGAATGTAGGTTGGGAAGATTGGTTCGGACATTCTAAAGAAGATGTCTTCGATTTTGTAACGCCATATCCGGATTTCGATATTGCAGCGCTTAATGACTATGCACATAGTAAAGGTATTAAACTGATTATGCACCATGAGACATCGGGATCAACAGTTAACTATGAAAGATGGCTGGATCCTGCTTTCAAACTGATGAATAAGTATGGTTATGATGCTGTAAAAACTGGTTATGTAGGAAATATTATTCCACGTGGTGAGCATCACTATAGTCAATGGACTAATAACCATTACCTGCATGTTGCTAAAAAAGCGGCAGACTATAAGATTATGGTAAATTCTCATGAATCTGTACGTCCTACAGGACTTAACCGTACTTATCCAAACTGGATTGCTGCAGAAGCTGCACGGGGTACGGAGTACGATGCTTTTGGCGGAAACAATGCAGATCATACAACGATTCTTCCGTTTACCAGACAAATGGGCGGTCCAATGGATTATACACCAGGTATTTTCCAGACTAAGATGGATTACTACTTCCCCGGAGACAAGCGTATGGTAAAGACTACATTAGCAAAACAGTTAGCATTATATGTAACCATGTATTCACCATTACAAATGGCAGCAGATTTACCGGAGAACTATGCTAAGCACATGGATGCATTCCAGTTTATCAAAGATGTAGCTGTGGATTGGGATGATACCAAAATCCTGGATGCTGAGCCTGGAGATTATCTGCATATTGCCAGAAAAGCAAAAGGTAAAGATGAATGGTATGTAGGTGGTATTACTGATGAAAACAAAAGAGAGTTTACAGTAGATTTATCATTCTTAGATAAAGGTAAAAAGTATGAAGCTGTTATCTATGAAGATGGTAAAGATGCAGATTATGATACCAACCCGCAAAGCTATCATATCTATAAGAAAACTGTCACCAGTGCTACCAAGATTCCTGTGAAACTGGCAAGAAGTGGTGGATATGCTATTTCTCTGAAAGCTGTAAAATAA